A genomic segment from Dietzia psychralcaliphila encodes:
- a CDS encoding restriction endonuclease subunit S — MSEWRDKAIGDLGTVVTGSTPPSRHPDWFGNEVPFVTPSDMNEGDRRPSPGRCLSRLGRVGLRTRIVPANAVAFVCIGATIGKVCLLPTESVTNQQINTIVPNSDTDSRFLYYLLRYAAQGIAQGASGAATPIINKSVFASVVVRVPDLATQIGIGQVLGSFDDLIENNRRRVEVLEEMARAIYHEWFVKFRYPGHSDVPLIDSSLGPIPEGWMTSRLGEVATFKGGSTTTKSAYVDDGYRAFSAAGQDGYLPTFEVEGDGVVLSAVGARCGRTFWASGRWSSIANTIKILPKDASGMAIWLYFATANPAIWPKRGSAQPFVSINDARNVPVVVAKKSSHELFESVVRPIFDQAHALRTMTVGLIDMRDVLLPRLVTGQIDVSTLNLDALLEGATA; from the coding sequence ATGAGCGAATGGCGTGACAAGGCAATCGGAGATCTCGGCACAGTGGTAACTGGCAGTACACCACCGTCTCGGCATCCGGACTGGTTTGGGAACGAAGTGCCGTTCGTGACCCCGAGCGACATGAACGAGGGTGACCGACGCCCGAGTCCGGGGAGGTGTCTTTCTCGCCTAGGACGAGTGGGGCTCAGGACTCGAATTGTTCCGGCGAATGCTGTCGCGTTCGTTTGCATTGGGGCCACCATCGGCAAGGTTTGTTTGCTTCCGACTGAGTCGGTAACGAACCAGCAGATCAACACAATCGTCCCGAACTCCGATACCGACAGCAGGTTTCTCTACTACCTACTTCGATACGCGGCCCAGGGGATTGCGCAGGGCGCCAGTGGGGCCGCAACACCGATTATCAATAAGTCGGTGTTCGCATCGGTTGTTGTGCGAGTGCCTGACCTGGCGACACAAATCGGGATCGGCCAAGTTCTAGGGTCGTTCGACGATTTGATCGAGAATAATCGGCGGCGGGTGGAGGTGTTGGAGGAGATGGCGCGGGCCATCTACCACGAGTGGTTCGTGAAGTTCCGCTATCCTGGCCACAGTGACGTACCCCTGATCGACTCCTCCCTCGGCCCAATACCCGAGGGATGGATGACCTCCCGACTTGGTGAAGTTGCCACATTCAAAGGTGGCAGCACGACCACGAAATCCGCTTATGTCGACGATGGATACCGTGCCTTCAGTGCAGCTGGCCAAGACGGCTATCTACCTACGTTCGAGGTGGAAGGTGATGGCGTGGTGTTGTCGGCTGTAGGTGCTCGTTGTGGACGAACATTCTGGGCATCTGGCAGGTGGTCGTCGATTGCTAATACAATCAAGATTCTGCCGAAAGATGCTTCGGGAATGGCAATCTGGCTTTATTTTGCGACCGCAAATCCAGCGATCTGGCCAAAACGTGGATCGGCTCAGCCATTCGTCTCCATCAATGATGCCCGCAACGTACCAGTTGTCGTTGCAAAAAAATCTAGTCACGAACTATTTGAATCGGTTGTGCGCCCGATATTTGATCAAGCACATGCGCTTCGAACGATGACCGTCGGTCTTATCGACATGCGAGATGTTCTCCTGCCCAGGCTCGTCACTGGGCAGATTGATGTGTCGACACTCAATCTTGACGCACTACTTGAGGGGGCGACGGCGTGA
- a CDS encoding type I restriction-modification system subunit M has protein sequence MKTPDLAKVRAMLWSAADELRANSKLTPGQYRDPVLGLVFLAYAENRFEAVRGEVEAKATKRNPATAADFKAKSVLYVPDESRLSYLVELPEGDDIGKATDEAIKAIEEANPELKDILPRGYQKLEPSTLTELLRLFAPLPTQLEGDAFGFVYEDFLSNFAAQEGKGGGEYFTPYSIVRLIVEILEPFQGRVFDPACGSGGMFVQCAKFVERHHESASRKLSVFGAEKTEDTIPLAKMNLALHGLSGDIRQANSYYEDPHSAVGAFDYVMANPPFNVDKIKKDQLAGDKRFPFGLPKADNGNFLWIQQFYAALSPQGRAGFVMANSAADAGHSEKEIRKQLIESGTVDVMISISPNFFYTVTLPVTLWFLDKSKAGTTREDTVLFLDARHIYNQIDRAHRDFTPDQIEFLANIVRLYRGEDIETTDSSETLLKENYPDGKYVDVPGLCRVATRTEIEAQGWSLNPGRYTGTAAVDESDVDFIGDLSALYEEFTMLSDEADTLRTKVDAAVQGILEV, from the coding sequence ATGAAGACTCCTGACCTCGCCAAGGTGCGGGCTATGTTGTGGTCCGCTGCCGACGAACTGCGAGCCAACTCAAAGCTGACGCCGGGCCAATACCGCGATCCAGTGCTAGGACTGGTGTTCCTTGCATACGCAGAGAACCGCTTCGAGGCGGTACGTGGCGAGGTCGAGGCGAAGGCCACCAAGCGCAACCCTGCAACAGCTGCGGACTTTAAGGCGAAGTCCGTGCTCTATGTGCCCGATGAGTCGCGCTTGTCTTACCTCGTCGAGTTGCCGGAGGGCGACGATATTGGCAAGGCCACCGATGAGGCAATCAAGGCTATTGAGGAAGCCAACCCAGAGCTCAAGGACATCTTGCCGCGTGGCTACCAGAAACTGGAACCCTCAACCCTGACCGAGTTGCTTCGGCTCTTCGCACCGCTACCTACACAGCTCGAAGGAGATGCCTTCGGCTTCGTCTACGAAGACTTCCTCTCCAACTTCGCAGCGCAGGAAGGCAAGGGCGGCGGCGAGTACTTCACTCCATACTCCATCGTCCGCCTTATTGTCGAGATCCTGGAACCGTTCCAAGGCCGCGTCTTTGACCCGGCGTGCGGGTCGGGCGGCATGTTCGTGCAGTGCGCAAAGTTCGTCGAACGCCACCATGAGTCGGCCAGCCGCAAGCTCTCAGTTTTCGGTGCGGAAAAGACTGAGGACACAATCCCGTTGGCGAAGATGAACCTGGCGCTTCACGGACTCTCAGGCGATATTCGCCAAGCCAACAGCTACTACGAAGATCCGCACAGCGCGGTCGGTGCCTTCGACTATGTGATGGCCAATCCGCCGTTCAACGTGGACAAGATCAAGAAGGATCAGCTGGCCGGCGATAAAAGGTTCCCATTTGGCCTGCCTAAAGCCGATAACGGCAACTTCCTGTGGATCCAACAATTTTACGCGGCACTCTCCCCACAAGGGAGGGCAGGCTTCGTCATGGCGAACTCGGCCGCAGACGCGGGCCACTCCGAGAAGGAGATCCGCAAGCAGTTGATCGAGTCCGGGACCGTAGATGTGATGATCTCCATCAGCCCCAATTTCTTCTACACCGTCACACTGCCAGTGACCCTGTGGTTCCTCGACAAGTCCAAGGCTGGGACTACGCGCGAGGACACCGTGCTGTTCCTCGACGCTCGGCACATCTACAACCAGATTGACCGCGCCCACCGCGACTTCACGCCAGACCAGATCGAGTTCTTGGCCAACATTGTGCGGCTCTACCGCGGCGAGGATATCGAGACCACTGACAGCAGCGAAACTCTGCTCAAGGAAAACTACCCTGACGGGAAATACGTTGACGTACCAGGTCTGTGCAGGGTCGCAACTCGTACCGAGATCGAGGCACAGGGCTGGAGCCTGAACCCTGGCCGTTACACCGGCACGGCAGCAGTCGACGAGAGCGACGTCGATTTTATCGGCGACCTTTCGGCGCTGTACGAGGAGTTCACGATGTTAAGTGACGAGGCAGACACTCTGCGTACGAAGGTCGATGCTGCTGTTCAAGGGATTCTTGAGGTATGA
- a CDS encoding DUF3662 and FHA domain-containing protein, which produces MPPTRAATGRPDTYQEEEALVGIVGKFERTLQGAVGDAFARLFGGKVVAAEVEAQLRKQSEASLKVVDGHLLVSNSYTITLARSDYASFTEDEALAVKTFSRHLSDHIAEQGWETYGPVTITFVERDDLHTGQMRINGVVDPDAVPFHISAAAPAPAPGHPAPSSPSPASPSASQEKNPMQAPASNYPVATRSGSAGQNTGWGGPSDAPTQITQGRASLTVTLHLEDGSGRTFRLQRGSNLLGRGQDAAFRLPDTGVSRQHADIRFDGREAVLTDLGSTNGTTVNEGPVQDWQLADGDVIRVGHSEITVRFD; this is translated from the coding sequence ATGCCGCCGACACGCGCGGCGACCGGACGTCCGGACACGTACCAGGAAGAGGAGGCGCTCGTGGGAATCGTCGGCAAGTTCGAACGCACACTCCAGGGCGCGGTCGGGGACGCCTTCGCCCGTCTCTTCGGCGGCAAGGTGGTGGCGGCCGAGGTGGAGGCGCAGCTGCGGAAGCAGTCCGAGGCCTCCCTCAAGGTGGTCGACGGTCACCTGCTGGTCTCCAACAGCTACACCATCACCCTCGCCCGGTCGGACTACGCGTCCTTCACGGAGGACGAGGCCCTGGCCGTCAAGACCTTCTCCCGCCATCTCTCGGACCACATCGCGGAGCAGGGCTGGGAGACCTACGGCCCGGTCACCATCACCTTCGTCGAACGCGACGACCTGCACACCGGGCAGATGCGGATCAACGGGGTCGTGGACCCCGACGCCGTCCCGTTCCACATCTCGGCCGCCGCGCCGGCACCGGCACCGGGCCATCCGGCTCCGTCCTCGCCGTCCCCCGCGTCGCCGAGCGCCAGTCAGGAGAAGAACCCCATGCAGGCACCCGCCTCCAACTACCCCGTCGCCACCCGGTCCGGGTCCGCAGGCCAGAACACCGGCTGGGGTGGCCCGTCCGACGCCCCGACGCAGATCACCCAGGGTCGGGCCTCGCTCACCGTGACACTGCACCTCGAGGACGGATCCGGGCGCACCTTCCGCCTCCAGCGCGGCTCCAACCTGCTCGGCCGCGGCCAGGACGCGGCCTTCCGCCTCCCTGACACCGGGGTGTCCCGGCAGCACGCGGACATCCGGTTCGACGGCCGCGAGGCGGTCCTGACCGACCTGGGCTCCACCAACGGGACCACGGTCAACGAGGGCCCCGTTCAGGACTGGCAGCTGGCGGACGGCGACGTGATCCGCGTCGGACACTCGGAGATAACCGTCCGGTTCGACTAG
- a CDS encoding FHA domain-containing protein FhaB/FipA: MQGLVLQLSRGLLLVLLWLFIYLVLRALKTDVFGNVGMRSGGQGERRGGFLGRGTKAIRHLVVTQGALAGTRITLSEQPVLLGRADSCTLVIDDDYASNQHARLSPHGPDWFLEDLGSTNGTYLDRTRVTTPVKVAAGTPIRIGKTVIELRA, translated from the coding sequence GTGCAGGGACTCGTCCTACAACTCTCGCGTGGCCTCCTCCTGGTGCTGTTGTGGCTGTTCATCTACCTCGTCCTGCGGGCGTTGAAGACCGATGTGTTCGGCAACGTCGGGATGCGGTCGGGCGGCCAGGGTGAGCGCCGTGGCGGATTCCTCGGCCGGGGAACCAAGGCGATCCGCCACCTCGTCGTCACCCAGGGCGCCCTCGCCGGGACCCGCATCACGCTGTCCGAACAACCGGTCCTGCTCGGCCGGGCCGACTCGTGCACCCTGGTGATCGACGACGACTACGCATCCAACCAACACGCCAGGCTGTCGCCCCACGGGCCGGACTGGTTCCTGGAGGACCTCGGTTCGACCAACGGCACCTATCTGGACAGGACGCGGGTGACGACCCCGGTCAAGGTGGCCGCCGGCACGCCGATCCGGATCGGCAAGACCGTGATCGAGCTGCGCGCGTGA